From Deinococcus terrestris, one genomic window encodes:
- a CDS encoding GlsB/YeaQ/YmgE family stress response membrane protein, with protein MSWIVLILVGALCGWLASLIMKTDAQQGAVANILIGIVGAVLAQWIFGGLLGIGGAQVAGSGFSFWSIIWGVVGSVVLIAILKALRILR; from the coding sequence ATGAGTTGGATCGTTCTTATTCTGGTGGGTGCGCTGTGCGGCTGGCTGGCAAGCTTGATCATGAAGACCGACGCCCAGCAGGGTGCCGTCGCCAACATCCTGATCGGGATCGTCGGTGCGGTGCTGGCGCAGTGGATCTTCGGCGGCCTGCTGGGAATCGGCGGTGCCCAGGTTGCGGGCAGCGGCTTCAGCTTCTGGAGCATCATCTGGGGCGTGGTCGGGAGTGTCGTCCTGATCGCCATTCTCAAGGCGCTGCGAATTCTGCGCTAA
- the thrC gene encoding threonine synthase, which yields MPGLLERYRKYLPITDRTPALSLHEGNTPLIPAPRLGEQLGVQLYLKYEGLNPTGSFKDRGMVMAVAKAVEDGADTVICASTGNTSAAAAAYAARAGLRCVVLIPDGNIALGKLAQAVAYGAEVVAVNGNFDAALRLVRQISAAHPIALVNSVNPHRLQGQKTAAFEIVDVLGQAPDVLAIPVGNAGNISAYWMGFTEYHAAGQSANLPQMWGFQAEGAAPLVRNAIVDEPQTLATAIRIGNPASADLARAAVRESGGLLDMVSDDEIMHAYNLVAREGVFCEPASAAPVAGLLKRHAAGLLTPGQTVVAVLTGNGLKDPDAALRAVEAPQAVQASLDHVLERIL from the coding sequence ATGCCTGGACTGCTGGAACGCTACCGCAAGTATCTGCCCATCACTGACCGCACGCCCGCCCTGAGCCTGCATGAGGGCAATACGCCGCTGATTCCTGCTCCCCGGCTCGGGGAACAGCTGGGAGTGCAGCTCTACCTGAAATACGAGGGGCTGAATCCGACGGGCAGTTTCAAGGACCGGGGCATGGTGATGGCGGTCGCCAAAGCGGTTGAGGATGGAGCCGACACCGTGATCTGCGCGAGCACCGGAAACACCAGTGCGGCGGCGGCGGCCTACGCGGCGCGGGCGGGGCTGCGCTGCGTGGTGCTGATTCCAGACGGCAACATCGCGCTGGGCAAACTCGCGCAGGCGGTGGCGTACGGGGCCGAGGTCGTGGCGGTGAACGGCAATTTCGACGCGGCGCTGCGGTTGGTGCGCCAGATCAGCGCCGCGCATCCCATTGCGCTCGTGAACTCGGTCAATCCCCACCGCCTGCAGGGGCAGAAGACGGCTGCCTTTGAGATCGTGGACGTGCTGGGGCAGGCGCCGGACGTGCTCGCCATTCCGGTGGGCAACGCGGGGAACATCAGCGCGTACTGGATGGGCTTTACCGAGTACCACGCGGCGGGGCAGAGCGCGAATCTGCCACAGATGTGGGGCTTTCAGGCGGAGGGCGCCGCGCCCCTCGTGCGGAACGCCATCGTGGACGAGCCACAGACGCTGGCGACCGCCATCCGCATCGGCAATCCGGCGAGCGCGGACCTCGCGCGGGCGGCAGTGCGCGAGTCGGGCGGGCTGCTCGACATGGTGAGTGACGACGAGATCATGCACGCCTACAACCTCGTGGCGCGGGAGGGCGTGTTCTGCGAACCGGCGAGCGCGGCCCCGGTCGCGGGACTGCTCAAGCGGCATGCGGCGGGCCTGCTCACGCCAGGGCAGACCGTCGTGGCGGTGCTGACCGGTAACGGGTTGAAAGACCCCGACGCCGCGCTGCGGGCGGTGGAGGCTCCCCAGGCGGTGCAGGCCAGCCTGGACCACGTGCTGGAGCGGATTCTTTGA
- the thrB gene encoding homoserine kinase, with protein sequence MPSFTVRTPASSANLGPGFDSLGLSLPLFTSVTVTPQTVTEVVPLGPELAGTPADERNYVYRAMLLAAGRAGRELPPARVEIRTEIPLARGLGSSAAALVAGLVAGNELLGRPLSDAEVLDLAAREEGHPDNVAPALLGGIVVATLDKRGTHHVRLEPPPHLGVTVLIPDFELSTHGARAVLPGEYSRADAVHALSHAALLAAALAQGRLDLLPHAMQDRLHQSWRAPLVPGLSDILEGATGHGALGAALSGAGPTVLCFHDAREETAKLHAFLREVMEGHGLTGRMLDLPIETGGTVVRRGG encoded by the coding sequence CTGCCCTCCTTTACCGTCCGCACCCCGGCGAGCAGCGCCAACCTGGGGCCGGGGTTTGACAGCCTGGGCCTGAGTCTGCCCCTGTTCACCAGCGTGACCGTGACCCCGCAGACCGTGACTGAGGTGGTGCCGCTGGGGCCGGAGCTGGCCGGAACGCCCGCCGACGAGCGGAACTACGTCTACCGGGCGATGCTCCTCGCGGCGGGGCGGGCCGGACGCGAGCTGCCGCCCGCCCGCGTCGAGATTCGGACGGAGATTCCGCTCGCCCGGGGGCTGGGCAGCAGCGCCGCGGCCCTCGTAGCCGGACTCGTTGCTGGAAACGAGCTGTTGGGGCGGCCCCTGAGTGACGCGGAGGTGCTCGACCTCGCCGCCCGCGAGGAAGGCCACCCCGACAACGTGGCCCCGGCGCTGCTGGGAGGCATCGTGGTCGCCACACTGGACAAGCGTGGCACCCACCATGTGCGGCTGGAGCCGCCGCCGCACCTGGGAGTCACGGTGCTGATTCCCGACTTCGAGCTGTCCACGCACGGGGCGCGGGCGGTCCTGCCGGGCGAGTACAGCCGGGCGGACGCGGTGCACGCCCTCTCGCACGCCGCGCTGCTGGCTGCCGCGCTCGCGCAAGGACGGCTGGACCTGCTGCCGCACGCCATGCAAGACCGCCTGCACCAGAGCTGGCGGGCGCCGCTGGTGCCGGGGTTGAGCGACATTCTGGAGGGCGCGACCGGGCATGGGGCACTCGGGGCGGCCCTCAGCGGGGCGGGGCCGACGGTGCTGTGCTTCCACGATGCGCGGGAGGAAACGGCGAAGCTGCACGCCTTTCTACGGGAAGTGATGGAAGGGCATGGGCTGACAGGGCGGATGCTGGACTTACCCATTGAGACGGGGGGGACGGTGGTTAGGCGGGGCGGGTAG
- the lspA gene encoding signal peptidase II — protein MPTLLRRPRAFPVWVPLLIAALLVLADQALKAWALANLTEGATPIPFLPGLLSWQLTFNTGAAWSLFSGSAVPLALVRLAVGIGILVYLALRPQPRLLSVLLAMIAAGAIGNSIDGLVQGRVTDMFYSPLLSAVTQALNAGHFPIFNIADICVVLGTLLLVVVSFAEERRSKAKTT, from the coding sequence GTGCCCACCCTGCTTCGCCGCCCGCGTGCCTTTCCCGTTTGGGTTCCGCTGCTGATCGCCGCGCTGCTGGTCCTCGCCGATCAGGCGCTCAAGGCTTGGGCGCTGGCGAACCTGACCGAAGGGGCGACGCCCATCCCCTTTCTTCCGGGCCTGCTGAGCTGGCAGCTCACCTTCAATACGGGCGCTGCCTGGAGCCTCTTCTCCGGGTCGGCCGTGCCGCTGGCCCTGGTCCGGCTGGCGGTCGGGATAGGGATTCTGGTGTATCTCGCCTTGCGGCCCCAGCCACGCCTCCTCTCGGTGTTGCTGGCGATGATCGCCGCCGGAGCCATCGGCAACAGCATCGATGGGCTGGTGCAGGGCCGAGTCACGGACATGTTCTACTCGCCGCTGCTCAGTGCCGTGACCCAGGCGCTGAACGCTGGACACTTCCCCATCTTCAACATCGCGGACATCTGCGTGGTACTCGGAACGCTCCTCCTAGTGGTCGTGAGTTTTGCCGAGGAGCGGCGGAGCAAGGCCAAGACGACCTGA
- the rpmB gene encoding 50S ribosomal protein L28, translated as MSKVCEVCGKGPIVVNSVIRRGKARAQGGVGRKVTGISKRVQKPNLQPLTVNRGGVAVRMRVCTKCRKSLI; from the coding sequence ATGTCGAAAGTGTGCGAAGTGTGCGGTAAGGGGCCGATCGTCGTGAACTCGGTCATTCGCCGTGGTAAGGCCCGTGCTCAGGGCGGTGTGGGCCGCAAGGTTACTGGAATCAGCAAGCGGGTCCAGAAGCCCAACCTCCAGCCTCTCACCGTTAACCGGGGCGGCGTGGCCGTGCGGATGCGCGTCTGCACCAAGTGCCGCAAGAGCCTGATCTGA